From the Macrobrachium rosenbergii isolate ZJJX-2024 chromosome 50, ASM4041242v1, whole genome shotgun sequence genome, the window AAACTTTTgacctatttctctctttctatctctctctgaaCTCAAATtcttctcagttctctctctcagtctcttacCATCTGGTCTCAACGCTTATAGTTATGGGATAGGGTTTTTTGCATTTATGACATCGAACCCACACTTCTTTGGAATTTGGAAATCAACTTCCTGTTCACCGGTATAGCAACTTATTGACTGAATATCGATGAGGTACTGAAATTCACTGTTAACAACAGGTCGGATATATGGTATGACGTCACGCAACGTCCTAATATAATTGTCCGTGAATAAAACCATTCAAATCGTCTTTGATGCAGAATGAAGAATGTCTCGAGATACTGAAATTCCCAATATTCCCAATAAAACGCGATGGAATTATTTGCGTTGGTACTTCCTGTGCTGCTTTTTAAGTCTCCAATACGTTTCATGGAATTTCTAAGGAGAGGTATTTTATTACTGCTGTTATTTTGGCCGTTTTCAATATGTTTAGCCCGTAAGATATGACGTTTTTAGGCCTGGAGTACTTTCTCAATTCCAGTATTTTGATTTCATCCCAACACTCTAACCTTTTCATCTTGTTCTTGATTGCATTATTTCTTGTCTTGTGTAAGTCAATTATATAATCTTGTACAGTGTACAGTTCTACAATCTATTCTTGTCTTCCTTCGCTAAAACTATCATTTCAGCACCCCATAGTGCACTTCTGTTTGTGGTTGTCTACATAACTGTTAAACATAAGCACTACGTAGTGACCAATAATACAAtccttgaatatttcatttttgtccaTAAAATTCTTCTAGTTATCTTTTGTGTCATCTTCTTCATCGACCTCCTACTTATTTACGCTTCAATCGTCTTTCTTATCAGTCTCACCTGCCTTGATTACGCTTATATATACCAACGTTCTCTAACATGACTTTTCTATTTTTGGCTTCTACCTTTATAAACTTCAACCACATAATGATAAGGTATACCTTCAGACAGGGGTGCGTTTTTATGAGAGCATATGTAGAAATCATTCTGAGGTAATTACGGTGTATAAagacatttatattcatttttgtgaGACATTTTGACAGTAAATATACCGTAACcttttcagtaataattaaatttatgatttaaatgagaaaaatatacgATAAGAATGGCGTCAAAAATGACTTCTTCATAATCAGTTATCTGATATTTCTAGAGAGCACTGTTTGTTATGATTGCGTTTTCATGTTATTAAGAATATTCAGATTTTGTCATATATGgatgcaataaaaattttaccttaatAGGCCTACTTacaatttattcttattttgtttcagaATGCCTTCATCTGAtcggaaaaatgaaagaagaggagAGGCTTTACAAAGACTTCCTGTCTCTCGTTCGTCACGTTCCAGAAGGGCAACGTTCCCTGAGACCGCAATTTCTTCCCAGAAACTTCTGAGAACAGTTAATGTAGCGTTGAAAACTGAATACATTTACTGAACAACCATCTTTGCCGACAAGCGAGACGCAGCAATGATCTCGAGAACCAAATCGCATTTTCAATCAGGAAACACTTGAAAAGTAAACATGCAGTGACAAAGTCTACGTCACTGGCTGACTACATATGGTAACTCACAAACTCCATTTTTGCTCTTCAAGAAAGTGATCGCAGAAGTCTTTCAAGATGTGTGAAGGCTTCAAAATCCAACTCGACTTTGCGTACGAGGAGATAAACGGGACCCGCAAATTGGTACTCGTTCCCGACATCACCAAGTGCCCAGAGGACCCCGGTCCGTTCATCGCTGCTGCTTTTCTCTCCATCATCTTCGTGGCTGCGTTCATTCTGAATCTGATGGTGGTGGTAACAGTGGCAACCAGTTATACTCTGAAGAGGTTTCTCTACTGCCATCTGGTCATCAATCTCTCCGCCACTTGCATGATGGATTGCTTCTTCAACATCAGCATTGCCATTGGCTATGTGACAACAGCGCCGTGGCTGTTTGGCTATTACCTCAGTTACTTCAACAGTTTCACCATCAACATGCTGAACAGCGAGATGGCCTTTGCAGTGACGTTGCTGACGATCGACAGAATAGCTGCGGCCAAGAAATTCACCAAATATCTAAACATGACCAAGTTTAAACTGGGCGTGATAATAAGTGCGACGTGGGGAGTGGCTCTTCTAATGGCGCTGCCTCTCGTCTGTGGTCTGATAATGAGTATGCCTTACAGGAACAGGTACTCCTGCGCAGTGGCTGATCCAAACGACGATTACTACCTCATCGTCCACGTCCTCCTGGTGTTGTGTGGCTGCACACCGGTGATGGTAGTCCTAGTCAGTGTGACTTCGGCAGTGTTTCACAAGGAACGGAAGAAGCAGAAAATCAAAGGTAACCAAACAATGAGTTACTTCGACCAAATCTTGATGACGCCGTACTACAGGAACGAGTTCTATCCCGCTGTGTTTGTTGGTTTCGCAGTCATTTTCTACTTGATCTGTTGGCTGCCTTTTACAGCCTTGAGTACTATTGGGCCCATGGTGACGAGACACTGGGCCAATGAAACGGACGACGAACAGGGAGACGACAAAACCTTTAACCGGTTCATCCCACTGCCAAGAAGTGGCTTCCGCATGACGAAGGCCATGTTGGATGACAGTCAGTTACAGAAACTCAATCACACAAACATCACTAGTTCACACGTCAACACAACAAACATCACTATGCATCCTGGACGCATTCCTGAAATCATTTCTACCCCAGGATATGAAACTGCATTCATATGGCTTAGGTTCCTGTATGACCTCATTGTGCCTATATTGGTATTCGTTATACTGAGGGACGTCAGGGCTAAGAGTGAGGGACTCATAATGTGCTGTAGGCCTAATTCTGTGAACGTGGCCTCTCCCAAACCAATCAGACCCTACCTCAATAAGATGTCTAGCAGCAATTCAGCAGACGGCAAAGAAAGCAGTTACAAATCACAAAAGAAGAACTCGAAAAATGCAGTTGGCTTCAAGACCCCCATACTTTTCGCAACGTCTGAAGGGCTTCACATTCGGACGGTAGAGGGAACTTATCTTGACATGATTGAAAACAAGTCTCTGATGGCTTTTGCAAAACAGCAGAATGACACCCCAAGGTTTACTTACGACCTGTGCGACGTGATGCTTGGGTATGAAGATTTAACCGACTTCGATGGCCAATTCCATATTGATGATCATTATGATTACGACAAAGAACCGCGCGAGGCCGACCTTGGCGCAGCAAACCACATCGTCAACAATGCTAGCAGAGCAGCCTTAGGTCAGAAACCGCTGCAAGAACCTGTAGAAGACGAGTGCGAAGAAATACCGATACAAGGGGAACTCCGGCCGCCAACGCCTCCCAAAGTTCACATAAAAGGAAACGACCCAGCCATTAGCTTCGGGGAAACGATAGAACCCACCAACGACCCAAACAAGCCCCAGAGAGGGAAGAAAAGCGTGAGATTTGCGTCAGTTCTCACGGAAGAAATTCCCAGACCAGAGACTGGGGAAAGCTCTGTTCTTAACTCATCCATCAACAGTGGGAGGTCGAGTGACTCGGGAATACTGGCTGACAGTGAAAGATCTTCTGCCAACGAAAATAAGGACACGAGGCAACCGAAACCAGTCCCTGTTAGAGAACGGAAGCCCATTCCAAGAAAAGGCCCGGGGTATCCCACAAAGAGGCTACAGGCCGCGCCAAGAAACCCGAACGGCGTTAGGAAACCCGTAGTGACTAACGTGAGGAATATCAAAAGTCGTCATTTTACTAAAATGAATGATTCTATGACGTCTCTTGACGAAAAGACTCCAGCTACGCCGAGACGGTTCTCAAAACCCAGTGCTCAGAGAACTCTTCCTTAGCCGTTTGATGTAGAGGTCAGTATTTTCAGTTCAGCAACTGTATCGTGAAGTTATGTGTAGAATACCTGACTTTAATGGTAACTTAAAATATGCTGACAACAAATTCTCTCAATAATACAACAAAGGATGCAACTTATAAAAGTGacagtgtgtatgtgttatattatttatttttgttacttttgatgTTCAGATTAAGCCTGCTTTTACCTCTCAAATCTCcaatcacaaacatgaaaaacttACTCTAAGACgcaatatattttctatttcagaCGAGAAACGATGTGTCCAGTGGGCGGAATGCACCTGTGTGGGTTTCATAGAGGGTCGTACAAGATTTCGAGCATTCACAGAAGGAAATgatgaatggaaataaagaaagcaaaaacaaaatgggTTGCGCAAAGAAGGAAGCCCCTTGGGAGTGAACAAAACCAGTATCACAGGAATGGAAGAAGTCTTAACCTAATATACATTCAGActggtaattttaatttttggttttatcaaaatgtttactgcaaaaacaaaaaataaaaataaatcaaacggCTATCAGGAAATATGATGCCATGTGCGAATGGTGCAGAGAGTTCTAGTACTTCCTAAACTCTCTGCAATTTAtcacaaattatgaaaaagattATGGATCAAAGAATGTCAGAGTGTACTGTTATTGAAAAGACTATGGATCAAAGAATGTCAGAGTGCAACAAGTTACTTTCACCATAACTGGAGACCCTTGTGCCAAGAGCTTTTCTCAGAAAGAATCTGTAGTTACAACGATATATTTTGGAAAACTTAAAACTAGAAAACATTCGAGTTAATCTAATTTCCTAACCAAATGAGACCTTTGGACTGGACGCTCTTAAAGAGCATTAAGCAAAGAAAACAAGTTGACAAAGTGCCTTCATAAAATGACGGTATAACTGTCAGTCAGAAAACTTACTGTATGAACGTTTTACAGTGTTGTGTCGTGTAATGGGTTCTCTGCCGAGAAATTGCTCCTAATGATGTACATAAGTAGTATTCTTGATTCTCCGATACACCGAGGCAAATAAATTGGTTTCTAATTGTACCAAATGATTGACCTCTAAAATGCTGTCATTGTATATGTTTGGGTGACAAAATTCCCTTTCCAGTTTCCTCTGTCATCTGAAATCACACTTAGAgatgtttgtttttgtagttaACTGTTTTCTATTCAGTTTTTCCAACTACCTTATAGATATAAATTGCCATAACTTATAAATTCTAATTAAAAGGTAATAGGCAATGAAATCATCGATATTTCCACTGTGTAAAAATATTCCATCCATCTGAAATCATCTCAGTCACAGTTGCATTTCATTACCAAGTCCAATACACAAGTGGATTACGAAACAAAAAAGGGaggtggaaaaattaattttctgacaTATTCTTTTCAaactaatgtatttatatatctcgTATTATCCTAGTATTATCTCAAGGtaatctagtctctctctctctccctaatagaTTAAGTAAAAATTGCCACTCCAAATGACCTcaagttcattttctttactaatctttctatgcatttatttgccatttttaaaGGGAAACCAAGTTTATAGACGGTAGCGTTCATACAATGTTTCCAGTCTGCTTGCTAGACTGCATAAGACGTATCATCCTCGAGTGTACATCCATTTCAATTATGAGATCAATGATTCTCGGTCACATCACAGTTAGGACAGGATATGTAAATGAtgatactttgtaaataaaaatcattaatttactCCGTGATACTTTACTGCTAAAGATGAAACAAGATGTCCAACATTTACAGGGTCTTAATGgtaaagttattttatataatacaaataaagtgTATTTCTTTGTTAGAGTAGAAGTGGGCCTGTTCCACGTCTGAACCTAATGAAGTGCCTGCTATGCTTTCCAAATGAGAAAGGGGGCATACCCTCATATTCATGCTATTTTGTGATAACCTACTTTCTGTACAAAATGTATGCGTGTTTCactaaataaacagattaaaagatGCCAGATGatagttttatttcagtgtaatgATGTAAGTTGTAGTCACATTTCACATTTCCCTACCTCACCGGATTGTAATGTATGAAAGGATTGCTCTCGTCTGTCAGTCTACCACCCACAGCATAAACCAAGTGCTCAGTGAATTCGGCGAAGCATATTCTCTATACGATGGCAAACGGGACAGAGAACTTGATCTAGCCAaggtttaaatgaataaaaaaaataaataaaaagtaaagcaagGAAATGTTAATTAACCTAAATGATTAAGGCtcaaagaaacattagcaattaaGTCTGatcagaatttttaaagaaagcaTTAGTTGGGAAAGTCTTCAAAAAATAGAATATGTGAAAATGCTAttgtcttttatgttttaaaaacattatgGGGAATTGTGTATACAATATAAAACTGCTTAATTCAAAACtgtaaagtaacaaaaataaaagcaccaaTAAGATGGTCCAATCACAGGAAACTTTATAGACCTGATTCACAAACATGAAACTAAGCAGTAAGTCCTAGATTACGATATAATAAAAAAGGCCTAGAGAATCTTTGGAACGAagacaaagacaaaagaaaaatcaacatcTGGAAAGAAATTTCATAATTGCAGATGTTCTGGTGATTTTTGCCTAACGTGCAAAGCCAGATAATAGGCCTACAAACCTTAGAGAAAGATAAGTTGCGGTAAAGTAAATAACAGGGCAGAAATTGACAACCAGTAATActataaaatatgaaacacttTTGTTTCGAATGAATTCTCTGAAGAGGAGTGATAAAAGACTCGTGTCTGCTCTCACAGATAATAACAAACCCCACAACAGTATAATCAGATACAACTGCAAGCATAACGTGGCCGTGGAACCATGTGATTTGAATTTGGGTTCAACTGAAGTAAATGGACAAAATAAACACGAGAAATGTGAACATTTGACAGTTCCAACTGAGAGAAATCAGGAAACCAGGAAACGTTGCTTGGCCTAAGAAGGTTAAAATACATTAACTCAGAATAGATTATTCTGTACATTGCATTCACCATTGTCCAGACTCTGACCCAACTGCGCTACATTGGAACAGAAGTGAATATATGAAGAAACGGCAATAAGCAGTGagattttataaaggaaatttaataGCCTAAATTACCTCTGAATTTACATTATTGTAGGTCCAGATTAGTTTGAATGCTGTcactgaaaacattaaattttacttgtttGCGAATTTAAAATTTCTACTATCTCCTTATACGTATAAAAATTAGCGTAAAATTatggagaaaatatgaaattctaaGGAAGATTGAGCCATAACTAAAACAAATTCGTTAGCCATCTAAACTCGTTTTCTATAAACAGTAAATTGCAACAATGAAAACTATAAAACGaactttaacttttatatttttaattgtttttccccTTTAAATATTGATCCTTTCATCGTATTCTTCAGCGTTATACAGTGaggattaaaaatgtaaatgaattgcCTTGCTTttaataacaaagcaaaaagaagttataaaaaactctcgttacaaaaaaatatatgttttttcaaaaggaaaatctaATAAGTTTATATCCATATAGCAAACCCATAGCACCCgagtgaattatttttctgattgattgattatgtcttgAAACTGGCGTTGTTGTTTTTCTGATGGAAGTATGACTGGCAATGGTAATGATGGAAAAACGTAACAGACAATAATTTACTGTACAAAAAACATTGCCTGGCAGTAAATGTGATCATATGGATATAACAGTTACCAATGCGCTAAAACTagaatatttactgttttttttagatACCAGTTAAGTGTAACAAGTTCTGTAGCACAGGCAGTTTGAAAtacacatgtgtgtttgtgtgtgttggaaTTTTGTGCGTGTATTTGAAGGGTTAATTGCTGAGCGAGCACGAATTTTCCTACTGAAGACCTAAATTTATATCCATTAGttcatgaacatttttcattttaaatcatggCTAGTTTTGTTTTACCGTATATcaacaaaatgataaatgaaatgaaaactcatcGTCAAAGTGAcattgttttccttctaagagaTGGTTAACAGGAGCttgtagatgttttttttttttgggattaGCCTCAGACCTAAGACATGGGTTTGTGTGACCTAACATCCTCGGATCAACTACTAGTCGTCCTAACCCTACAGCCATCAGGGTTGCAACTCCAGTCACTCAAAGACTGTGTAATGAACATGCAGgctgggaaaaaaaaagtacagctcAGGACGAATAGCCCCTAACCTGAATGAATACTTTGGAATGAAAGATATGGGATACATAATCAACCAACTACAGAAATGGTTTGATATGATCAATAGTGAGAAagtaacatactgtatatcctttGAGGCCATTAAGACAATTAGACCTACAGTAGTAAACAGCATAGGCCTAACAATCCTGCACGGCAGACACTGGAGGGAATTGTTAAAAAAGCTTTCAAGTAATATGGAATAGAAAAAATACGACTGGAACGCTTGAAACAACTCAAAATGGGGGGGTGTTGAAAGAGTTCCGAAGCGTTAGAAAAGTTTCAGTTGATATTCAATGAGGGAAAGTGAATTTAAATTGGTATAGATTCCCGTAAACCCAATCAGTATGTCCCTAAGTGTCCCCTAACATCATTGCAACTCCAACAAAAATTGTTTGGCGAAACACACTGCACTAATGCGATGAAACCACTTGCAACTGCGAGTTATACGACAATTCATTAACAGCCAACGAAGACAGCGAAGATGGAAATCTGCTCATCAATTATATGAAATTAGTTGTTTCTTATTTCGTCTGGTTCTTTGTTTCAGTAACAACGCAAAACAGCTTACTTACCACAGCTTCGAAAGGACATCGATCTTCTCTAAggtgaaatataaattacagtCTTAAGAGTCGAACCAACAAGTCTCAGCTCAGACACTGTAACAATTCGCGTCATGGCGCAGTTCACTCACTTTTCTCGGTACTGTTTACTCTGATTTCCGAACAGTCAGCCCCACACCCGATTTTCCGCACAAAGATCACTCTGACGCTTAACGATGCAGGAATGAAATTGAGCTAGCGGCGAGAATATGTAAATAATGCGATAGTTTCATATGAAAGCAGTTCCAGAAAATGATAACTTCAAGTTTCCCTTCAGCGGTAGACTGAAGTTTTGTCTCAGACCAAAACAACAGCTAAGTTCCTTAAGTTAAGACTCAGCCAACGCTTCTAAAGGATTTGTGGGAAGTACACACATTTGGCAGATTTCCATCTTGAATGTCAAAAGAGATAGTGCATTTACATTATCATTGGCTCATGAGATTAATATTTATCAATTCTTCATGTAAAAGAGAAACGTCCTAATTTAAAGCCAGTGTCAGATGTAAGCGGAAGTGGGACCCAGACAAGTTTCTATTTATAATATctgttatgataaatatataattatctattacGATAAATATTAAAACGTGGTTTTCCAAGGATATGAAATTTTCATCCTTGACTGAATTGAAGAAAATGTAGACCTTCTTGAATACTTTCATTGAAGTCTAATTCAAATGgtttcattttcactccttggccgtcgatttttttcaaatttaaaacatGGCATATTTGTTTCATGTTGAATCCAGATGTGTTAAACGGTTTTAAAATGCGATGAGATTTTCCCTAATTCTTAAGATATGACTGCTATCAGTTTCCAAATACTCCCATGAAGAAAATGACCAGCAAAGAACGTAACTGTTCGGTTCATCTCAAGTTTCCCAAAATGAGGTTTGGGTGCCAGTCCCAAGGAGCAGCTGTGagcatttttactttgattatcATCGCTGCTTGCTGGTTTGCCATCATCGTTGGtatacctgtaaaaaaaatctctgaCCAATAAGAATGTCGTTCCCAAATTTGAAAAACAGCACGAGCCCTCTCAGGAAGGAGGAACAGATGGGTAGCCTATTAActcggtatgcatccacctttgtcGAAGTCCAGGGCAAACTCGCGCTTAggaaagtagacggccgcacgaagatatcgtttttattaatatgatttgtCGATTGCACAATATAGAAGTGGGTGTATGTAATattttgattcccgaggggcttatagtactaaacacggcgttccaaggagcttccgccgtgtttagtactggcaactcgttggatacataccaggttaataccgaacagatatatatatatatatatactatatatgagcatttcagtcgagaaacatgccaagtgccatttttaaaatgtaataaatcatattaaaaatactttgacccgggatggcgcttggcatgtttctcgactgaaaaaactcatatatatatatatatatatatatatatatatatatatatatatatatatatatatatatatatatatatatatatatatatatatgaacacgcaAATCCAGAAAAATTCACTGTGGATGGCTTAGGcgtataaaatacacatacacgcgAACTGTAATCAtagatgaaagtataaaaaagtatTTGCATGTATGCTTATCTGTGTATACACAATTACGTGCAATATAAATCACTGTATAtcaaataccatttttatataatcGTATCATCTTCAGAACATGTAAATCCCTGTGCAATGTACAGAGTACATGTTATGAAAAAGCTACATATTTTATTCGTAACATATCGTTTTGTAGGGGTTTCCTCCTATACAAATATCTAGGCCTATATCTGTTTCTTGCTTTctttggaaggaggaggaggtaggcctatatctgtttcttcctttccttggaaGGAGGAGGTAGATGTCTAGGCCTATatctgtttcttcctttccttggaaGGAGGAGGTAGATGTCTAGGCCTATATCTGTTTCTTGCTTTCCTTGGAAGGAGGAGGTAGATatctgtttcttcctttccttggaaGGAGGGCCTATATCTAGGCCTATTCTTTTGCTTTCCTTGGAAGGAGGAGGTAGATATCTAGGCCTATATCTGTTTCTTTTGCTTTCCTTGGAAGGAGGAGGTAGATATCTAGGCCTATatctgtttcttcctttccttggaaGGAGGAGGTAGATGTCTAGGCCTAAATCTGTTTCTTTTGCTTTCCTTGGAAGGAGGAGGTAGATGTCTAGGCCTATATCTGTTTCTTTTGCTTTCcttggaaggaggagggagaaaagttGGAAGCTGAGGAGGCCAGAAAAAGATGACAAAAGAGTCACTCCATTATCAACTTTCCTTTGTTGCTCCCGTCAAAAAAAGCCCTTGACTTTCAGAAAGggtcaaagagaaagaaaattacagaTTTCTCCCCAGAAAAAACCTCGGTCCCGTCGATCACTCTCAGTTAGCCCACCGTCCCTCCTCGCTTGAGGGGCCTTCAAAAGATTTCCCAACAAAGACCACAGCGAATTATGCATGGAAATTCTGCTGATGACAGACACTTAGGAATGCGAGAGAGGAGCCTCCCTGTCTTTCAAGCAACGATGGAGACAGGGCCGTTTTCTCATTTTGCAAGATGGCTTCAGGAAAGTTTTGACGGGTCGACACCTGGTATTTGCGAAGACTGGCTAACAGTGGGAGTTTGTTCTTCGCTGGCTTTTGGCAcaggatttaattttttcagcGGGGTTTTGGGGTGCCAGGGCGAGGAGACCAAGCGAGAGTGAGTCATTCCCTGAATGATTCATGTTATGAAATTTGTAGAAATGGACGAAACAGCCTCggtaaagaagagaaaagacagaTGAATGAAGGATAATTGAACATGTTCTCACGGCAAAGAAAGAACagcaacagaaaattaatatatgtacttTTAATAGAGTCTTTCTTacctaaaaatagttaaatagaGATGCTTATAGGTGCAATTATTTcacaaaattaggaaaattaatgaCAATGTTTTGAGATGCTAATatgatattcaataaaaaaaaagagagatctgAGTATTAAGTGTGATCGAAAGAGGAATGAACAGAGGAACTCTTAACTCTCTTGAAAGAATGTAAGGATTTGAAGAACAtgcactaaatgaaaaaaaaatgaaccgaTGTGACAGTAACCTTTAATTAGCTGAAATGCACTAAAAATGGATAAAGATTCTTACTGAATGAAGCGAAATATATCATCTGAACTGTATTTCCTCACATCAatcgaaatacaaaaaaaaaaaaacttatatatatgtcatactcTTTCAAAGATTTCTCATCGCCTAACCTTGGTTTCGTTACAAGGCCTTTCTAACATTACCGAAAGCCGTGACTCTCGGCCATGACACATTCACTTCTGCCCTTTGTGCAAAGCTCTTCTAGCAGATGCCTCACACAAAGAACAAACCTTGGAAACTATCTTGAGACAGTGTCAAACCTCCATGAATCCTTTATTCCGTCGCCCCGAATGCCAGGAACCAATGCGCATGCTCGGTCACTTGACACGCCTGTGGGAGGAGTGTCCAGGAATCGTCTTCGTGTCTAATTGCTATAAGTCATTTCGCCATTTCCAAGGAAACTCTTCAGAGGGAAGCTGGCAGTTTCACATTTTCACCGGAGGTTCGGCTTTACCCTTCGGTAAGTTTAGGAAGGAAACCAAGGTTTCAA encodes:
- the LOC136832480 gene encoding uncharacterized protein, with protein sequence MCEGFKIQLDFAYEEINGTRKLVLVPDITKCPEDPGPFIAAAFLSIIFVAAFILNLMVVVTVATSYTLKRFLYCHLVINLSATCMMDCFFNISIAIGYVTTAPWLFGYYLSYFNSFTINMLNSEMAFAVTLLTIDRIAAAKKFTKYLNMTKFKLGVIISATWGVALLMALPLVCGLIMSMPYRNRYSCAVADPNDDYYLIVHVLLVLCGCTPVMVVLVSVTSAVFHKERKKQKIKGNQTMSYFDQILMTPYYRNEFYPAVFVGFAVIFYLICWLPFTALSTIGPMVTRHWANETDDEQGDDKTFNRFIPLPRSGFRMTKAMLDDSQLQKLNHTNITSSHVNTTNITMHPGRIPEIISTPGYETAFIWLRFLYDLIVPILVFVILRDVRAKSEGLIMCCRPNSVNVASPKPIRPYLNKMSSSNSADGKESSYKSQKKNSKNAVGFKTPILFATSEGLHIRTVEGTYLDMIENKSLMAFAKQQNDTPRFTYDLCDVMLGYEDLTDFDGQFHIDDHYDYDKEPREADLGAANHIVNNASRAALGQKPLQEPVEDECEEIPIQGELRPPTPPKVHIKGNDPAISFGETIEPTNDPNKPQRGKKSVRFASVLTEEIPRPETGESSVLNSSINSGRSSDSGILADSERSSANENKDTRQPKPVPVRERKPIPRKGPGYPTKRLQAAPRNPNGVRKPVVTNVRNIKSRHFTKMNDSMTSLDEKTPATPRRFSKPSAQRTLP